From the genome of Halobacteriovorax marinus SJ:
TCACCAATTTCAATTTTGATTTTAGATTACAAAGGTAAGATTATTCAAACTAATGATGCGAGTATAAACCTATTTGAGATCAGTGATAAGAATGGAAATATTTTAAAAGATAGCGCTCTAAAAAATTGCGATGACTTCAAAGAGATGCTCTCAACAATAAAAGATCGTAAGAAAATTTTTGAAGATGAATTCAACTTTAAGTCAGGTGAAAAGTGGAAGAATACTCTTTGGACAATTCACCAAGACAATAAAGAGAATTATATATTCATTCAATGTGTAGACAATACTGAAAAGCTTGAAACTCAATCTATCATTGAGGCCCAAAGATCAAAGTCAGTTCACAATCAAAAACTTGCTGCCATTGGGGAGATTGCAAGTAGTGTCGCTCATGAAATTAATAATCCAATGGGAATCGTATCACTCTCTCTAACAATGCTTGAAAACGAGCTTGAACAACTAGAGATCAACAGTGAAAAGAAAAAAGAGAATATAAGAAAGTCTATTTCCAATATTGAAAACTCTGTTGAGAGAACATCGCAGATCATCTCAAACTTACTGGATTTCTCTAGAGAAGGAAGTAAAGACCGCTTAGAGTCTAAAAACCTAGACCTCGTTTTAAATAAAACCCTTCTCTTTATTGAAGAGAAATTAAAAAAGAATAAGATTACTCTCAATACGCAGGGACTAGATAAAGATATAAATATTTACATAAAGGAAACACAATTCTCTCAAATACTTGTCAATCTCTTCAATAACTCAATTGATTCCCTAATTGGACAGGAGCGCAGAGAGATTGACCTCTCAACAAGAGTTGAAGACACAACTTGCTACCTTCACTTTAAAGACACCGGAAGAGGAATACCAAAAGAGCTGGAAGAGAAAATCTTCTCGCCATTTTTTACCACAAAATCAGTTGGTAGTGGAACAGGCCTTGGACTTAGTATTTCCAAAAACTTATTACTTGAAATGTCTGGTGATATAAAACTTGAGAGAGAAGATTCAGGAGCTCACTTTATTGTGAGCATCCCTATAAAAAATTAATTAGAACTTGACGAGATTACCATCGAGATCATGTATCTCAGGAGTTTTCCCGTGAGCATATCTCAAGATGTCTATCACTTCTCTAGCAGAACCAATTCCAGACATAGATGTGATATAGTCCGCTTTCTCTCTCACCTCTAAAGATGCACCAGGAACAGTTGCTGAAAAACCACTGGCCATCATTAGTGGAATATCAAAGAACTCATCTCCCATGTAGAGAATTTCTTCTCTTTCATATCCCTGTGCAAGAAGCTCTTTAAAAGACTCTCTCTTATCCTCATTACCGTAGTAAACAAAATCAAGTTTTAAGTTCTCTTTAAATCTTTTAAGTACACTTAGAGAGTCTCCACCAGTGATAACTCCAACTTTAAAACCAAAGCTCTTTAGCATCTTAAGTCCATAACCATCACGTGTATCGGTGAATCGATTCCACGCCATTTCATCCCCACTGTACCAAACTTTTCCATCAGTTAAGATTCCATCAACATCAAATGCAACGACTTTGATTTTGAGAAGTTTTTCTTCAAATTTCTTAGCAACTTCTTTTAGATTAATTTCCATCAACTACATCCTTAATTTGTATTAGCTTCCTTACAATGCTCTGAACTTTATCAATAGGTAGAGCCGTTGCCGAGTCAGAGAGTGCTTTTTCAGGGTTTGGATGACACTCCATAAAAATCCCGTCAGCTCCAGCAGCAACTGCTGCTTTGGCCAATGTAAATATCTGCTCTCTCTTCCCACCTGTCTGAGTACCTAAACCACCAGGTCTTTGTACGCAATGAGTAGCATCATGAATAGTCCTTACACCAAAGCTTTTCATAATCTGAAAGCTTGCCATATCTACGACAAGATTATTATATCCAAAGCTTGTCCCTCTCTCAGTAAGAAGAATCTTATCTTTTGAGAGGAAGTTGAGCGCTTTATCTACAATATTCTTTGTCTCTTCCGGGCTTAGGAATTGCCCCTTCTTCACTTTTAATTGTCCATTATATTTTGCACAAGCTTCTGCACCGGCCAAGATCATATCTGTCTGTCGACAAAGAAATGCTGGAACTTGTAATGTTTGAACGACGCTTGCAATTTTCTCAGCTTGTTCAGGATGATGAAAGTCCGTAATTGTTGGAAGAGAATAAGTCTTCGCAACTTTCTCTAAAATCTTTAGACCGTCATCGATCCCTGGTCCTCTATAAGAATCAATAGATGATCTATTGGCCTTATCGAAACTTCCTTTAAAGTGTAACTGAATTCTCCCCTCAAACTCTTTGAGGTCTTCAACTAACTTACCTGCAATATCCATTGCTAAAGTTTCACTTTCTAGAACACAAGGTCCAATAAAGAAGTCCATTTTTTTATTTTCCATACTGATCTGCCTTTTCAATAAATGCTTTAAATAGTGGGTGCGCCGAATAAGGTCGCGATTTAAACTCAGGATGATACTGACAAGCAATGAAGTGAGGATGCTCACTCAGCTCCACAACTTCTACCAAGTCCAATTCCTTATTAATACCAGAGATAACCATTCCTGCTTCGCTAATTTTAGAAGCATAAATATTATTCACTTCTAGCCTATGTCTATGTCTTTCACTAATAATTGAGGCGCCATATACCTTCTTAGCATATGATCCATCGAGAAGTTCACAGTCATAGGCACCAAGTCTCATTGACCCGCCCTTTGATCCCTCTTGGCTCTGACCTTCCATGAAATGGACGACTAAGTCGCCTCCACTTCCAAATTCTTCACTCGTAGCAGTTTCAAGTCCAACAATATTTCGAGCGTATTCAATCATTGCTAACTGCATTCCTAAACAGATACCAAAGAAAGGAAGCTTATTCTCTCTCGCATACTTTATCGCGGCAATTTTCCCCTCTGTTCCTCTTTGACCAAAGCCACCAGGAACGAGAATACCTTGCACATTAGAGAGA
Proteins encoded in this window:
- a CDS encoding KdsC family phosphatase, yielding MEINLKEVAKKFEEKLLKIKVVAFDVDGILTDGKVWYSGDEMAWNRFTDTRDGYGLKMLKSFGFKVGVITGGDSLSVLKRFKENLKLDFVYYGNEDKRESFKELLAQGYEREEILYMGDEFFDIPLMMASGFSATVPGASLEVREKADYITSMSGIGSAREVIDILRYAHGKTPEIHDLDGNLVKF
- the kdsA gene encoding 3-deoxy-8-phosphooctulonate synthase; translated protein: MENKKMDFFIGPCVLESETLAMDIAGKLVEDLKEFEGRIQLHFKGSFDKANRSSIDSYRGPGIDDGLKILEKVAKTYSLPTITDFHHPEQAEKIASVVQTLQVPAFLCRQTDMILAGAEACAKYNGQLKVKKGQFLSPEETKNIVDKALNFLSKDKILLTERGTSFGYNNLVVDMASFQIMKSFGVRTIHDATHCVQRPGGLGTQTGGKREQIFTLAKAAVAAGADGIFMECHPNPEKALSDSATALPIDKVQSIVRKLIQIKDVVDGN